A part of Leptospira congkakensis genomic DNA contains:
- the purQ gene encoding phosphoribosylformylglycinamidine synthase subunit PurQ has translation MKVRVITFPGSNCDKDVGSVLESEFGAKVDYTWYKESFSDSPDLVVLPGGFSFGDYLRCGAMAKFSNAMESVVSYANKGGKVLGVCNGFQILTESGLLPGALLHNRTLKYICKDVDLLPVSENQIAKGIKGTLSIPIAHGEGAYFADATTLERLEKNGQVVFRYKQNPNGSLNDIAGICNEAGNVLGMMPHPERAVNPYTGKMDGKQILEALLKK, from the coding sequence ATGAAGGTTCGAGTGATTACCTTTCCTGGATCCAACTGTGATAAGGATGTGGGATCTGTTCTCGAATCTGAATTTGGAGCCAAGGTAGATTACACTTGGTACAAAGAATCCTTTTCCGATAGTCCTGATCTTGTGGTTTTGCCAGGCGGATTTTCCTTTGGAGATTATTTACGATGTGGGGCTATGGCAAAGTTTTCCAATGCTATGGAATCGGTTGTGAGTTATGCAAACAAAGGTGGAAAGGTATTAGGAGTTTGTAATGGATTTCAAATCTTGACAGAGTCGGGACTCCTCCCTGGTGCTTTACTTCATAACAGAACTTTAAAGTATATTTGTAAAGATGTGGATCTCCTTCCTGTTTCCGAAAACCAAATCGCAAAGGGAATCAAAGGAACACTTTCCATTCCGATTGCTCATGGAGAAGGTGCTTACTTTGCTGATGCTACTACTTTAGAACGATTAGAAAAAAACGGACAAGTGGTCTTTCGTTACAAACAAAATCCCAATGGATCTTTGAATGATATCGCAGGAATTTGTAATGAAGCTGGAAACGTTCTAGGAATGATGCCCCATCCGGAACGCGCAGTAAATCCTTATACAGGAAAAATGGATGGGAAACAAATCTTAGAGGCTCTATTAAAAAAATAA
- the sufC gene encoding Fe-S cluster assembly ATPase SufC, whose translation MSAILEIKSLHANVGDKTILRGVNLTIGPGEVHAIMGPNGSGKSTLSNVILGHPKYTITSGDILFKGESILNKTTDERARLGLFLSFQYPTSLPGVTIGNFLKSILKAHRGKDIPVKEFKQELKQSMDLLEVPQSFIGRYVNDGFSGGEKKRAEILQMSLLKPILSILDETDSGLDIDALRIVSEGINSNRNPERSILLITHYQRMLNYIVPDFVHVFADGRILETGGKDLSLKLEEVGYDWILEREGVK comes from the coding sequence TTGTCCGCTATTCTCGAAATTAAATCTCTACATGCCAATGTAGGGGACAAAACGATCCTCCGGGGAGTCAATCTCACAATCGGGCCCGGAGAAGTTCATGCCATTATGGGACCCAATGGGTCAGGAAAGAGTACCCTTTCCAATGTCATTCTTGGTCACCCGAAATATACGATCACTTCTGGAGATATCCTCTTCAAGGGAGAATCCATTTTAAATAAAACTACGGATGAAAGGGCAAGGCTTGGACTCTTTTTATCTTTCCAATACCCAACTTCGCTTCCTGGGGTTACCATTGGAAATTTTCTAAAATCAATTCTCAAAGCACATCGTGGAAAAGATATTCCTGTCAAAGAATTCAAACAGGAACTAAAACAATCCATGGATCTTTTAGAAGTCCCACAATCATTTATCGGTCGTTATGTGAATGATGGATTTTCTGGTGGTGAAAAAAAACGTGCTGAAATTTTACAGATGAGTTTATTAAAACCAATTTTGTCCATTTTGGATGAAACCGATTCTGGTTTGGATATTGATGCCCTGCGAATTGTTTCGGAAGGAATCAACTCCAATAGAAACCCAGAACGTTCGATTTTACTCATCACTCACTACCAAAGGATGCTTAATTATATTGTTCCTGATTTTGTACACGTGTTTGCCGATGGAAGGATTTTGGAAACTGGTGGTAAAGACCTTTCTTTAAAATTAGAGGAAGTTGGTTATGATTGGATTTTGGAGAGAGAAGGGGTCAAATGA
- a CDS encoding cysteine desulfurase — MSLDPYQIRKDFPILSRTLPNGKPLVYLDNGASSQKPKSVIDATNEYYSNDNANIHRGVYYLSQHATELFERTRIKTSHFFQAQCAKAIIFTRGTTDAINLVAQTWGRTNISEGDEIVLSVQEHHSNLVPWQMLALEKKAFLKFIPIQKDTTYDLSNLNEIITKRTKLVAISQMSNVTGTIHDLTRIINRVRQVGAKILVDGAQAACHMPIHLVDMDVDFYAFSGHKMLGPTGVGVLFGKEEILEAMPPWLGGGDMIESVELEASTYAALPAKLEAGTPNIAGVIGFSHALDYLQKVGMKNIKEHERMLTEYALERLNRIGGLHIYGTEDLDKRGGVVSFTMEGIHPHDVGSILDEEGVAIRVGHHCCQPLMKQLSIPGTCRASFYLYNTKEDIDALVHSIDKVKSIFGRVARK, encoded by the coding sequence ATGAGTTTAGATCCTTACCAAATCAGAAAGGATTTTCCTATTTTGTCGCGCACTTTGCCAAACGGCAAACCTCTTGTGTATTTAGACAATGGAGCTTCCTCACAAAAACCAAAATCTGTGATTGATGCCACTAACGAGTATTATTCGAATGATAATGCCAATATCCATAGAGGGGTTTATTATTTATCCCAACATGCAACCGAACTATTTGAACGCACAAGGATCAAAACCTCTCATTTTTTCCAGGCACAATGTGCTAAGGCAATTATATTCACTCGGGGGACGACCGATGCCATCAACCTAGTGGCACAAACTTGGGGTCGAACCAATATCAGTGAGGGGGATGAGATTGTTTTATCAGTTCAGGAACATCATTCCAATTTAGTGCCTTGGCAAATGTTGGCTTTAGAGAAAAAAGCATTTTTAAAATTCATTCCCATTCAGAAAGACACTACTTACGATTTATCCAACCTAAACGAAATCATCACCAAAAGGACAAAACTTGTAGCCATAAGTCAAATGTCCAATGTCACGGGAACAATTCATGACCTAACAAGGATTATCAATCGCGTAAGGCAAGTGGGTGCAAAGATTTTAGTTGATGGAGCACAGGCTGCTTGCCATATGCCTATCCATTTGGTGGATATGGACGTGGACTTTTATGCGTTTTCAGGCCATAAAATGCTTGGGCCAACGGGAGTGGGCGTTCTATTTGGCAAAGAAGAAATTTTGGAAGCTATGCCACCTTGGCTTGGTGGTGGGGATATGATTGAATCCGTTGAACTAGAAGCTTCTACTTATGCTGCCCTCCCTGCTAAATTAGAAGCTGGAACTCCCAATATTGCCGGAGTCATTGGTTTTAGTCATGCATTGGATTATCTTCAAAAAGTAGGAATGAAGAACATCAAAGAACACGAACGGATGTTAACCGAGTATGCTTTGGAACGACTCAATCGAATTGGTGGTCTTCATATTTATGGAACGGAAGATTTAGACAAAAGAGGGGGGGTTGTATCCTTCACGATGGAGGGAATCCATCCTCATGATGTTGGATCCATTTTAGATGAAGAGGGTGTTGCCATTCGTGTGGGCCACCACTGTTGCCAACCACTCATGAAACAATTGTCCATCCCTGGAACTTGCCGTGCTTCTTTTTATTTATACAATACAAAAGAAGATATCGATGCTCTGGTGCATTCGATCGACAAAGTAAAATCAATATTCGGTCGTGTCGCAAGAAAGTAA
- a CDS encoding EAL domain-containing protein, which translates to MFTTESTEGNQFWNETYFVPHFQPIVNAINRSISAYEVLGRQFNPKENTYESLGGLFHNRDQDPVPVYNIDRILREKAVQTLKESNLRTKLFFNMMPNFLSRVHHTDLFAENFHIIQLIEKYGIDRNQVVIEITEDEFDGSIDRLIQIVQIFRDYGLKIAIDDLGTGFSNLERIGYLHPDIMKVDIRIMRESLNKNSFRQVLGAISEMSQKLGSQLLFEGIETEEEVNLALSMGANLLQGFYFSTPNPHFLNRNTFSDKMKSVLENFSSVRSKELREKGVREQRIIDQLQDLFYELSDVKEEDFSFRFGQILSSLPREILKVFVCDGEGYQITPTYDLDRVNGGYLERSRQIGNNYAWKPYFLKHKEESERFRKKWGVTYPLYDISNQNQYVIFTFSLMNGKILIAQVGWSE; encoded by the coding sequence ATGTTCACAACGGAATCAACGGAAGGAAACCAGTTTTGGAACGAGACATACTTTGTCCCTCACTTCCAACCCATCGTCAATGCCATCAATCGGTCCATTTCAGCTTACGAAGTTCTAGGTAGGCAATTCAATCCTAAGGAAAACACCTATGAGTCTCTCGGTGGTCTTTTCCACAATAGAGATCAGGATCCAGTTCCCGTTTATAATATTGACCGCATCCTTAGGGAAAAGGCAGTCCAGACTTTAAAAGAGAGCAACCTTCGGACCAAACTCTTTTTCAATATGATGCCGAACTTCCTATCAAGGGTTCACCATACCGATCTCTTTGCTGAAAATTTCCATATCATCCAACTCATTGAAAAATACGGGATCGATCGCAACCAAGTTGTTATCGAAATCACAGAGGACGAATTTGATGGATCGATTGATCGCCTCATCCAAATTGTTCAAATCTTCCGAGACTATGGGCTGAAAATTGCTATCGATGATTTGGGAACTGGATTTTCCAATTTGGAAAGAATTGGTTATCTCCATCCCGACATTATGAAAGTCGATATCCGTATCATGCGAGAGAGTTTGAACAAAAATTCTTTTCGGCAGGTGCTGGGTGCCATTTCCGAAATGTCGCAAAAACTCGGAAGCCAACTTCTATTTGAAGGGATTGAAACAGAAGAAGAGGTGAATCTTGCCCTTTCTATGGGAGCTAATCTTTTGCAAGGTTTCTACTTTTCGACTCCGAACCCTCATTTTCTCAACCGCAATACTTTCTCTGATAAAATGAAGTCTGTCCTCGAAAACTTTTCTAGCGTTCGTTCGAAAGAACTACGAGAGAAGGGAGTCAGGGAGCAGCGGATCATTGACCAACTCCAAGATCTGTTTTATGAGCTTTCTGATGTCAAAGAAGAGGATTTCTCCTTCCGGTTTGGACAAATCTTAAGTTCTTTGCCAAGAGAAATCCTAAAAGTCTTTGTTTGCGACGGAGAAGGTTACCAAATCACTCCTACTTACGATTTAGATCGGGTCAATGGTGGGTATTTGGAAAGATCCCGCCAAATTGGGAACAACTACGCTTGGAAACCCTATTTTTTGAAACACAAAGAAGAGTCGGAACGGTTTCGCAAAAAATGGGGTGTTACCTATCCCTTATATGATATTTCCAACCAAAACCAATATGTGATTTTTACCTTTTCACTTATGAATGGAAAGATCCTGATTGCCCAGGTAGGTTGGTCGGAATAG
- a CDS encoding sugar phosphate nucleotidyltransferase translates to MRFQEDSIDCVDFILKKDEVLTIILGGGKGTRLLPLTEKRSKPAVSFGGKYRLIDIPISNSLNSGFEKIFILTQFNSYSLNRHINRTYATNNIHQKSFVEIIAAEQTVSSANWFEGTADAVRKVLPYIREQKPKYVLILSGDQLYNMDLSDFMQSHLMDPETEISVATNAIPEDQIYGLGIVKAGVGGFIQEFIEKPQDITQVESCRTKNGNFLANMGIYIFNTSTLIDVLEDRNMADFGKEILPKAIRERKVKAYTYDGYWEDIGTIKAFYEANLMLTDHIPKFNLYLEKTPIYTRARALPPSKIIQAVVNQALISEGTILNQCEVHRSIIGVRQLIASGTKIYDSIIMGLDHYGYFDRKSGKIPIGIGPNCEIRRTIVDKDCAIGANVRLLNEQNLQEYEDEYVRIREGIIVVPRHTAVPDGYTI, encoded by the coding sequence ATGCGATTTCAAGAAGACTCTATTGATTGTGTAGACTTCATTCTCAAAAAAGATGAAGTTTTGACCATCATCTTAGGTGGAGGGAAAGGAACTCGTTTATTACCTCTTACAGAAAAAAGATCCAAACCAGCTGTTAGTTTCGGGGGTAAGTACCGCCTCATCGACATTCCCATTTCCAATTCACTTAACAGTGGTTTTGAAAAGATTTTTATCCTCACTCAGTTTAATTCATACTCTCTCAACCGACATATCAACAGGACTTATGCTACCAATAATATCCACCAAAAGAGTTTTGTGGAAATCATTGCTGCTGAACAAACTGTGTCCAGTGCCAATTGGTTTGAAGGCACAGCTGACGCCGTGAGAAAGGTTCTCCCTTATATCCGAGAACAAAAACCAAAATATGTTCTCATTCTATCCGGTGATCAACTTTACAATATGGATCTTTCTGATTTTATGCAGAGCCATCTAATGGATCCTGAAACAGAAATTTCTGTGGCCACCAATGCCATTCCAGAAGATCAAATTTATGGATTAGGAATTGTAAAAGCGGGAGTGGGTGGGTTCATCCAGGAATTCATTGAAAAACCCCAAGACATAACCCAAGTTGAATCTTGTCGTACAAAAAATGGGAACTTCCTTGCGAATATGGGGATTTATATTTTTAACACATCCACTCTCATCGATGTATTGGAAGATCGGAATATGGCAGACTTTGGAAAAGAAATTTTACCAAAGGCGATTCGCGAAAGAAAGGTTAAGGCCTATACTTACGATGGTTATTGGGAAGATATTGGAACCATCAAAGCTTTTTACGAAGCCAACTTAATGTTAACCGATCATATCCCTAAGTTCAATTTATACCTTGAAAAAACTCCGATCTATACTAGGGCTAGGGCTCTTCCTCCCTCTAAGATCATCCAAGCAGTGGTCAACCAAGCTCTGATTTCGGAAGGAACCATCCTAAACCAGTGTGAGGTGCATCGTTCCATCATTGGGGTGCGCCAACTCATTGCCTCGGGAACGAAAATTTATGACTCCATCATTATGGGCCTCGACCATTACGGGTATTTTGACCGGAAGTCAGGAAAGATCCCGATCGGGATTGGGCCTAACTGTGAAATACGACGGACAATTGTCGACAAAGACTGCGCTATCGGAGCTAATGTGCGTTTGTTAAACGAACAAAACCTCCAAGAGTATGAGGATGAATATGTGCGAATCCGAGAAGGGATCATTGTAGTTCCGCGCCATACTGCCGTTCCAGATGGGTATACCATTTGA
- the purS gene encoding phosphoribosylformylglycinamidine synthase subunit PurS, whose protein sequence is MFVAKINVTLKESVLDPQGQTVLRTLHDQGKTSISDLRVGKYIEMKISASSQSDAESSAKEICESLLVNQVIETYRLVVEKV, encoded by the coding sequence ATGTTTGTCGCAAAAATAAACGTTACCCTCAAAGAATCGGTTCTTGACCCACAAGGCCAGACCGTTCTCCGCACCCTTCATGACCAAGGGAAAACTTCTATCTCTGATCTAAGAGTGGGAAAATACATCGAAATGAAAATTAGTGCCAGTTCACAATCGGATGCTGAATCTTCTGCAAAAGAAATTTGTGAATCTTTGCTTGTGAACCAAGTAATTGAAACTTACCGGTTGGTTGTGGAGAAAGTATGA
- a CDS encoding PP2C family protein-serine/threonine phosphatase: MAKEESIHTILIVDDVPENVELLKYLLQQEGFKTYTAYSAEEARLVLLNTAIDTLLLDVNMPVQDGFSFCRELRTMDQFKLLPILFITSIEREVGFQEAMKNGGDDFINKPFNKRELVAKIHSVIRLKDLQDELYTQKSKYEKELQTARRVQDQLIPEKSFIWNGIKAQTLFHPYLQIGGDFVDSWIEEKKLHIVIADCSGHGPSAALIGAMFKMQLFNLVPSMGLHARVEHLRKNMELVLPEDYAITFCYAILDSDLKLSYINGGHPAPIVYIDGETKFLKGMSPMIMGINFTANDEVQTVQLKNGSMFFMYTDGASEAMNSKSEYITEEGMKEIFHESVKSGTDILKAVQNRILEFCGSSTPNDDMAMVCIQL; this comes from the coding sequence ATGGCAAAAGAAGAATCCATTCATACCATCCTGATCGTGGATGACGTTCCCGAAAATGTGGAACTTTTGAAATACCTTTTGCAACAAGAGGGATTCAAAACCTATACCGCATACTCTGCGGAGGAAGCAAGGCTCGTATTATTAAATACTGCCATCGATACACTTTTGTTAGATGTGAATATGCCAGTCCAAGATGGATTTTCGTTTTGTCGGGAACTGCGAACTATGGACCAGTTCAAACTCCTTCCCATTCTTTTCATTACATCGATTGAGAGAGAAGTAGGATTTCAGGAAGCCATGAAAAATGGTGGAGATGATTTTATCAACAAACCCTTTAACAAAAGGGAACTTGTAGCTAAAATCCATTCTGTGATTCGTTTAAAAGACTTACAGGACGAATTGTACACTCAAAAAAGTAAATACGAAAAAGAATTACAAACTGCAAGAAGGGTTCAAGACCAACTCATCCCTGAAAAAAGTTTTATTTGGAATGGAATCAAAGCCCAAACCTTATTCCATCCTTATTTACAAATTGGTGGGGACTTTGTCGATTCTTGGATCGAAGAAAAGAAACTTCATATCGTGATTGCGGATTGTTCTGGGCATGGACCGAGTGCAGCCCTCATTGGCGCGATGTTCAAAATGCAATTATTCAATTTAGTTCCTTCTATGGGTCTCCATGCACGAGTAGAACATTTACGTAAAAACATGGAGCTCGTTCTTCCGGAAGATTATGCCATTACTTTTTGTTATGCGATCCTTGATTCCGATTTAAAACTTTCTTATATCAATGGGGGTCACCCTGCTCCTATTGTTTATATCGATGGAGAAACAAAATTCCTGAAAGGAATGAGTCCTATGATTATGGGGATTAACTTCACTGCTAACGATGAAGTGCAGACGGTTCAACTCAAAAATGGATCTATGTTTTTTATGTACACGGATGGTGCCAGTGAAGCTATGAATTCCAAATCCGAATACATTACCGAAGAAGGTATGAAGGAAATTTTCCACGAGTCGGTAAAGTCGGGAACAGATATCTTAAAGGCAGTTCAAAATAGAATTTTAGAATTTTGTGGATCTTCCACTCCAAATGATGATATGGCCATGGTGTGTATACAGTTATGA
- a CDS encoding SufD family Fe-S cluster assembly protein — translation MNSSLTKNRLVLTKERNTSFRNSLFEVWNQLEIPKDSDEAWRKFPIGSVDWKELQFDPKEINTGSSESEEDTAEQSLSEETINSILDDILKYTPKDYFAYLSLIAAPKYEIFLLEEGESEFHFEEDGDRPKHSVRIFYLTKGKTTKTQIQLQNHHDGEDLHMTSALDFYIAEDSSFLEILDRESSDLDLYRFRNVCILGRSDSQVKYHYYPLGGFRSKLFLHAHLLGKGAEVSVDGVSALGGRNLKDLDMEMYHHADHTTSKISYKAIVTDKSHHIFTGNLNIPPNLKKVTAHQESFNLSLNKKARAEANPKLEVLAEDVSCTHGATVGDIDEEQYFYLLSRGLTPEESKSLLVTAFYGETIHSIGFSEEVKLSLESGIREILVGGK, via the coding sequence ATGAATTCCTCACTCACAAAAAATCGATTGGTTCTGACAAAAGAACGAAACACAAGTTTTCGTAATTCCCTATTTGAAGTTTGGAACCAGTTAGAAATTCCAAAAGATTCAGACGAGGCATGGAGAAAATTCCCAATTGGTTCTGTTGATTGGAAAGAATTACAATTTGATCCAAAGGAAATCAACACAGGTTCCTCTGAATCAGAAGAAGATACCGCTGAACAATCATTATCTGAAGAAACTATAAACTCTATCCTAGATGATATTCTAAAATATACACCGAAAGATTATTTTGCTTACCTTAGTTTGATTGCTGCCCCTAAATATGAAATTTTCCTTTTGGAAGAAGGTGAGTCGGAATTTCATTTCGAAGAAGATGGTGATCGACCAAAACATTCTGTTCGAATTTTTTATCTCACAAAAGGGAAAACAACCAAAACACAAATCCAATTACAAAATCATCATGATGGTGAAGACTTACATATGACTTCTGCCCTTGATTTTTATATTGCAGAAGATTCTTCCTTTTTAGAAATTTTGGATCGTGAATCCAGCGATCTAGATTTGTATAGGTTTCGAAATGTTTGTATTCTTGGCCGCAGCGATTCTCAAGTAAAATACCATTATTATCCTCTGGGTGGATTTCGTTCTAAATTATTTTTACATGCACATTTACTAGGGAAAGGTGCCGAAGTTTCTGTGGATGGAGTTTCTGCTCTTGGTGGTAGAAATTTAAAAGATTTGGATATGGAAATGTACCATCATGCAGACCATACCACAAGTAAAATTAGTTATAAAGCCATTGTGACCGATAAATCCCATCATATATTTACTGGAAATTTGAATATCCCACCAAACTTAAAAAAGGTGACCGCCCACCAAGAATCGTTTAACTTATCCCTGAATAAAAAAGCGAGAGCCGAAGCCAATCCTAAACTAGAAGTTTTGGCGGAAGACGTATCTTGTACTCACGGTGCCACTGTGGGGGATATTGATGAAGAGCAGTATTTTTATCTTTTATCACGGGGTCTCACTCCAGAAGAATCTAAGTCCTTACTCGTCACTGCATTCTACGGTGAAACCATTCATTCTATTGGATTCTCTGAAGAAGTGAAGTTGTCTTTGGAATCGGGGATCAGAGAGATTCTCGTGGGAGGCAAATGA
- a CDS encoding heme exporter protein CcmB translates to MLLTLLKKEFYLIGRSLGGIVSLFTLSVSVVFIFYTSIEVNEMLSERSIRGIKWAIIFLLNFVIVSQSLWEERESMGWEASLSFVSPISLYLAKSLAIWFCTILVNASLVLILSVFFQNMSVDRYFGEWLFANLGSGCLVFLGVSLGLIAFESRLKEIIIPLLQLPFSIPLFLFGLEAENRYWLEPGFYLPSVGLLLFFMLFYATLGSVMIEILRNEH, encoded by the coding sequence TTGTTACTCACCTTACTTAAAAAAGAATTTTATCTGATTGGTCGGTCGCTCGGTGGGATCGTTTCTCTTTTCACTCTCAGTGTCTCTGTTGTTTTTATTTTTTATACTTCCATTGAAGTAAACGAAATGTTGTCGGAAAGAAGCATTCGTGGGATCAAATGGGCGATTATCTTTTTACTGAACTTTGTGATCGTCAGCCAAAGTCTTTGGGAAGAACGAGAGTCCATGGGTTGGGAAGCCAGTCTTTCTTTTGTAAGTCCAATTTCTCTGTATCTGGCCAAGTCTCTTGCCATTTGGTTCTGTACGATTTTAGTGAATGCATCCCTTGTCCTTATCCTTTCTGTATTCTTTCAAAACATGAGTGTCGATCGCTACTTCGGAGAATGGCTTTTTGCCAATTTGGGGAGTGGGTGTTTGGTATTTCTCGGAGTTTCTCTTGGTCTCATTGCCTTTGAAAGCCGGCTGAAAGAAATCATCATTCCGCTTTTGCAACTTCCCTTTTCCATCCCTCTTTTTCTTTTTGGATTGGAGGCTGAAAATCGGTATTGGCTGGAACCAGGGTTTTACCTACCTTCGGTGGGTTTGCTTCTCTTTTTTATGTTATTTTACGCAACTCTTGGTTCGGTGATGATTGAGATTCTAAGGAATGAGCATTAG
- the ccsA gene encoding cytochrome c biogenesis protein CcsA, which produces MERKIRIFHPVFDIGFYLVVSISLVFAVIFSLVYPNVILEQGLSHRIFYLHVPVAWVALYGPILSFLFSLIFLFSRNMLWDRLAFTANQLSFLFAVGVLFSGPIWAYSAWGVPWDKTDARLQSFFILCISLVSYFIFRYLVPSKSKKAILSAYLSVLCAVSAILTWGAIRWIENPGNHPGSVLGKGGMDSDMKQSMWLGVIAFHFLFLFLFLVSNRSEKIQDIRSKLKSELD; this is translated from the coding sequence ATGGAACGTAAGATTCGGATATTCCACCCTGTTTTCGATATCGGTTTTTATCTCGTTGTTTCTATCTCACTAGTATTTGCCGTTATCTTCTCGTTAGTGTATCCGAATGTCATTTTGGAACAGGGTTTAAGCCACAGAATCTTTTATTTACACGTTCCCGTCGCCTGGGTGGCGTTATATGGCCCAATCCTGTCCTTTTTATTCTCCTTGATTTTTCTTTTTTCAAGAAATATGCTTTGGGACAGGCTTGCCTTCACGGCGAACCAACTATCTTTTTTATTTGCCGTTGGTGTTTTGTTTTCCGGTCCCATTTGGGCCTATAGTGCTTGGGGTGTTCCTTGGGACAAAACGGATGCTAGGTTGCAGTCCTTTTTTATCCTTTGTATTTCGCTTGTTAGTTATTTTATTTTTCGTTATTTAGTTCCTTCTAAATCCAAAAAAGCCATTCTTTCGGCTTACCTTTCTGTACTTTGTGCTGTGAGCGCCATCCTCACTTGGGGTGCCATCCGTTGGATTGAAAATCCAGGTAACCATCCGGGGAGTGTTCTTGGAAAGGGAGGAATGGATTCAGATATGAAACAAAGTATGTGGCTCGGGGTGATTGCCTTCCACTTTCTATTTCTTTTCCTTTTTCTTGTTTCCAACCGCAGCGAAAAAATCCAAGATATCAGATCCAAATTGAAATCGGAACTGGATTAA
- a CDS encoding phosphoribosylaminoimidazolesuccinocarboxamide synthase, giving the protein MIPSPNYKGKVRDVYDLGDSLLLVATDRISAFDVVFEEPVLDKGKILTRISTAWFRFFPEIQNHLITDDVSQFPSPFQNEESLRGRSVLVKKAKRIDFECVVRGYLTGSAWKEYKTVGTIAHVKYPPGILESYKFETPIFTPARKNDSGHDENVSEATMEAEVGKELYSKLKNLSLQLYNKAHDLMAKQGILLCDTKFEFGLIDGKPILIDEILTPDSSRYWDGSTYELGKTPASFDKQILRNWLESTDWDKNPPAPALPESLILELRKKYLELEDKITLCLSQK; this is encoded by the coding sequence ATGATTCCTAGTCCTAATTATAAAGGCAAAGTCAGAGATGTTTATGATTTGGGAGATTCACTTCTCCTCGTCGCTACCGATAGAATTTCTGCTTTTGATGTCGTGTTTGAAGAACCAGTTTTGGATAAGGGTAAAATCCTGACTCGAATCTCCACCGCTTGGTTTCGTTTTTTTCCTGAAATCCAAAACCATTTGATCACGGACGATGTTTCTCAATTTCCAAGTCCATTTCAAAATGAAGAATCACTTCGAGGGCGTTCGGTTCTAGTCAAAAAAGCCAAACGAATTGATTTTGAATGTGTCGTTCGGGGATACCTAACCGGATCTGCTTGGAAGGAATACAAAACGGTTGGAACCATCGCTCATGTAAAATATCCCCCAGGAATCCTTGAGTCTTACAAGTTTGAAACTCCCATCTTCACACCAGCCAGGAAAAACGATTCCGGTCATGATGAAAATGTGAGTGAAGCCACAATGGAAGCGGAAGTCGGAAAGGAACTGTATTCTAAGCTAAAGAATCTTTCCCTTCAATTGTACAACAAAGCCCACGACCTTATGGCAAAACAGGGAATCCTCCTTTGTGATACAAAATTTGAATTTGGACTGATTGACGGAAAACCCATCTTAATTGATGAAATTTTGACCCCGGATTCCTCTCGGTATTGGGATGGCTCTACCTATGAACTTGGCAAAACGCCTGCCAGTTTTGATAAACAAATCCTTAGGAATTGGCTGGAATCCACGGATTGGGACAAAAATCCTCCCGCTCCCGCTTTGCCCGAATCCTTGATCCTAGAACTACGTAAAAAATACTTGGAATTGGAAGATAAAATCACGCTATGTTTGTCGCAAAAATAA
- a CDS encoding Rieske (2Fe-2S) protein, with product MAFKKLISVSEVGEGSLVVVKTRHFNVVVTKVEGEYFAFEDSCTHDGEEISCGKLEGCVITCPRHFAKFDVRTGDVLALPATEPLVIFPVRVNGADLEVDLEAV from the coding sequence ATGGCCTTTAAAAAATTAATCTCTGTTTCGGAAGTGGGAGAAGGCAGTTTGGTCGTTGTGAAAACTCGCCATTTCAATGTGGTTGTGACAAAGGTCGAAGGTGAATACTTTGCCTTTGAAGATTCCTGTACTCACGATGGGGAAGAGATATCTTGTGGAAAATTAGAAGGTTGTGTGATCACTTGCCCGAGACATTTTGCAAAATTTGATGTTCGTACGGGGGATGTTTTAGCCCTTCCTGCCACGGAACCACTCGTGATTTTTCCCGTCCGTGTGAATGGTGCTGATTTGGAAGTGGATTTGGAGGCGGTATGA